The window TGTCCCAAAAACTCTTACAATGTTAGCAGATTCGGGGCGTGTCACGCCATGACCGACACGAGTTCCGAGTACTTCGAGCGCATCGTTGATGAGGAATCCCTCGCGTCGTATCTGGAAGACGAACTCGGCTCTGTCGACGACTACGAGGTCGAACACCACCAGGAGGGCCACTCCAACGAGACGCTCTTCGTCACGTGGGGCGACCTGGAACTGGTCATCCGGCGGCCGCCGCCGGGCGATATCGCGGAAAACGCCCACGACGTCCTCCGGGAGTATCGCGTCGTCGACGCCCTTCAGGAGACCGACGTTCGCGTCCCGCGGACCGTCCTCGCGTGTGACGACCACGATATCCTCGGGTCGGACTTCTACGCGATGGAAAAAGAGGAGGGCGACGTCCTCCGCGACAACGAACCCGACCGCTTTGCCAACCCCGAGGCACGCGAGCAAATCGGCTACGAGATGGTCGACCGACTGGTCGAAATTCACAACGTCGATTACGAGGCTGTCGGCCTCGAAGAGGGCGACTTCGGCTACCCACCGGAATTCACCGAACGACAGGTCCGCCGCTGGTCCGAGCAGCTAACGTGGGCCTTCGAGGTCACTGCCGAGGAACGCGAGGTTGAACAACTCTACGACGTGATGAACTGGCTCTACGACAATGTCCCCGAAGACGACGAGTACCCGAACACGCTCGTTCACGGCGACTACAAACTCGACAACGTCATGTTCGGCCCCTCCGACGAGCCGGAAATCGCCGCCATCTTCGACTGGGAGATGTCGACGCTCGGCGACCCCTTCACCGACCTCGGCTGGATGCTCTCCTACTGGAGCGAGGCGAAGGACCCCGAGCCCCCCACGCCGTCGCTGGCGACGGAGTTCATGACCCGCGAGGGGTATCCGACCCGCCGCGAGCTGATCGACCGCTACGAGCGCAAGACCGGCTTCGAGTTCGACAACTGGAAGTTCTACTGGGTGCTCGCCGTCTACAAACTCGCTGGCCTCGGCGAGATGTTCTTCCGCCGCTATCTGGAGGGCAACTCCGACGACCCGATGTACCCCAAGATGCGGGACGGCGTCCCCGCGCTCGCGGAGCGCGCGCGAATGATTATCGACGGGGAGATGGAACTCTAGAAACCCCACTTTTTACACGGGTCGGCTTCGCCGGCCCGGCAAAAACGTGGTGAAAATATGCGCGCGTGCTCCTTTTGGCGGCCTTCGGCCGCCTCCAGTCCGCGCGGGCTACGGCGCCTCCCTCTGGTCGGCGCCGCGAACCGCCTCGGGGGCGACCTACGGACGCCCCACTCGGCGGATGCCTTCATTGCTTTCCTCCCCTTCTCGTCACCG of the Natronomonas halophila genome contains:
- a CDS encoding phosphotransferase family protein, with the protein product MTDTSSEYFERIVDEESLASYLEDELGSVDDYEVEHHQEGHSNETLFVTWGDLELVIRRPPPGDIAENAHDVLREYRVVDALQETDVRVPRTVLACDDHDILGSDFYAMEKEEGDVLRDNEPDRFANPEAREQIGYEMVDRLVEIHNVDYEAVGLEEGDFGYPPEFTERQVRRWSEQLTWAFEVTAEEREVEQLYDVMNWLYDNVPEDDEYPNTLVHGDYKLDNVMFGPSDEPEIAAIFDWEMSTLGDPFTDLGWMLSYWSEAKDPEPPTPSLATEFMTREGYPTRRELIDRYERKTGFEFDNWKFYWVLAVYKLAGLGEMFFRRYLEGNSDDPMYPKMRDGVPALAERARMIIDGEMEL